The Alnus glutinosa chromosome 7, dhAlnGlut1.1, whole genome shotgun sequence genome includes a region encoding these proteins:
- the LOC133873566 gene encoding calcium-binding protein CBP-like: MSGYPHHPPGYGYGAPPPPSQQHGSQPYGSAPYGAPPPPQGYATPYGAPPPPQPHGQSPYGAQPYGAAPSAPPYDHKPPKDQSSVATAYPPSAQGYSPFAALVPSAFPPGTDPNVIACFQIADQDGSGLIDDKELQRALSSYNQSFSLRTVHLLMYLFTNSNSRKIGPKEFAALFYSLQSWRDIFERFDRDRSGKIDSNELRDALLSLGFSVSPVVLDLLVSKFDKTGGKNKAIEYDNFIECCLTVKGLTEKFKEKDKSYSGSATFTYEAFMLTVLPFLVA; the protein is encoded by the exons ATGTCAGGCTACCCACACCATCCTCCCGGCTACGGCTACGGAGCGCCGCCGCCGCCTTCGCAGCAGCATGGAAGTCAGCCCTACGGCTCGGCCCCTTACGGTGCACCTCCACCACCACAGGGTTACGCCACCCCGTACGGCGCGCCACCGCCACCACAGCCGCACGGGCAGTCGCCATACGGGGCCCAGCCCTACGGCGCCGCGCCCTCCGCCCCGCCCTACGACCACAAGCCCCCTAAGGACCAGTCCTCTGTAGCAACCGCCTACCCCCCATCGGCGCAGGGCTACTCCCCGTTCGCCGCGCTGGTGCCCTCCGCCTTCCCGCCCGGCACCGATCCCAATGTCATCGCCTGCTTCCAGATTGCCGACCAGGATGGCAGTGGCCTCATCGACGATAAGGAGCTGCAGAGGGCTCTCTCTTCTTACAATCAGAGCTTCAGCTTGAGGACCGTCCATCTTCTCATGTATCTCTTCACCAATTCCAACTCCAGGAAAATCG GACCTAAGGAATTCGCTGCATTATTTTACAGTCTTCAGAGTTGGAGG GACATTTTCGAGAGATTTGATAGGGACAGGAGTGGCAAAATTGATTCAAATGAGTTGCGAGATGCACTTTTGAGTCTGGGATTCTCTGTCTCACCGGTGGTTTTGGATCTGCTTGTGTCTAAGTTTGATAAAACTGGAGGCAAAAACAAGGCCATTGAATATGATAATTTCATCGA GTGCTGTCTTACAGTTAAG GGACTAACTGAGAAATTCAAGGAGAAGGATAAATCGTACTCTGGTTCAGCAACTTTCACTTATGAGGCCTTCATGCTGACTGTTCTGCCGTTCCTTGTTGCATAG